The Sulfurimonas sp. genome includes the window TAGAAGAGTTGGCTAGTTATGGTGAAGTAAATATCCGTAAAGCTTATGGAGATTGGAAAAACCCTTCTTTGAATGGTTGGAATGATAAATTATTTGATTATTCACTCGAGCCTATTCATCAACCTCCATATACAACAACTAAAAATGCGTCTGATATTAAAATGACTGTTGATATTATGAAAGTATTGTGTCAAAATAATAGTATTAATTATGTTGCATTAGCTACTAGCGATAGTGACTTTACACCACTTATAACAGAAATAAAATCTCAGGGTATCCAAGTTATTGGGTTTGGAGAGGAAAAAACAAGTAATGTTTTACAAAAGGCTTGTAGTGAATTTATTGAAGTTGGTGTAAAAATAGAAAGTAATAATATAGAAAAAAATAAGAAGTTGATAAATATACTTTTAAATGCAGTTCGTCAAAAAAAAGGGGATGATGATTTTGCCTATGTAGCAGAAGTTGGCACATATCTGAAAAATCAAAATTCTTCTCATGCAAATAAGTATGGCTTTAAAACATGGGGTGAAATTTTTAAAAACCTTAGTAGTGTTTTTGAGATTAATATGCTAGAAAAGAATGGAAAAAGAAGTATAATGGTTGTAAAAATTAAATAGGCTAAATAATATGAGTCGAGCCAAAGGAAATGTAGCAGAAGACAAAGCTTATAAGTTCCTTGATGAAAATGGCTTTATGATTGTAGAGCGAAATTTTTACTCTCGTTTTGGCGAGATAGATATTATCGCATCTAAAGATGAAGTCCTCCACTTTATTGAAGTAAAAAGTGGACTTGATTATGAGTCTGCTATCCAAAACATCACTCCTTCAAAACTTCGTAAATTTATAAAAACTCTAAATGTTTACATGAAAAAGAATGCTCTTGATGTTGATTTTAGTGTAGATGCTATTGTTATAACTCCTGAAAATATTGAGCTTGTAGAAAATATAACTTTTTAAAATAAGATTTCTTTATTTAGGCTTAAGTTATTGGTAAAGAGTTATATATTATAATCTAATAATAGATATTTATAAGGCTTTATAATTTGAAAAACGATATATATTTAGATATTAAATTAAAAAAAAAGTATATATATATATTTATTTGTATAAGCTTTTTATTATTACTAAGTAAATATTTATACCTAGACAATAGTATAGAAAAAAATATAAATTTATTTTTAATTTTTTCTATACTGTTATTTGTAGTTCTTGCGCCAATCTACATGCTTTTTAGAGATATTAAACTAAAATCAGAAATAAATAAAGAATTATTGGATATAGAGGAAAAAAATAGACTAGTTCCATTTGAGATAGCTATGGATTACTCTCAAGAAGCTATTCATTGGTTTACAAAAGATGGAAAATATATCTATGTAAATAATGCAACTTGTGAAATGGATGGATATTCTAAAGAAGAATTTAAAAATATGTATCTTAATGAGATTGACAAGAATTTTAAAAAAGAAGATGTGATGGCACTGATGCAAGAGATAATAGACACTCCCAATTGGTCAATAACATCTACACATACAAGAAAAGATGGAAAAGTAATCACATTAGATATTACTGGGGATGGATTCAGATATAATAATAAAGACTATATCTGTGCTTTTGCAAGAAATATAACAAAAAAAGTAGAGTATGAGAAAAATATATCAATCGTCAACAATAAGTTAAAAAAATCACTTAAAGAAAAAGAAATATTATTAAAAGAGATACACCATAGAGTAAAAAATAATATGGAAATAATTAATTCTATACTTAATATACAAGTAAGAAGAGCAAAAAATGTTGAATTTACCAGTATAATTAATGAGGCTCAAAGTAGAATTCACACAATGGCTTTAGTTCATGAATATCTATATTTAGGATATGACCTCTCTTCTATTAACATTAAGTTATATATTACAAAACTATTATCAGATATAAAATCTTCATATTATGAAGAAGGCAAAGATATAACAATAGATTTAAATATTGATTTATTTTACATGTCAATGGATAAATCTATACAGATAGGTATGGTTATAAATGAGATTTGTATAAATTCTTTTAAGTACGCTTTTAAAGAGAATACTCTAAATTTACTGTGCATACATCTAGTTAAATCAGAAGACCATATAATTCTTAAGATTAGAGATAATGGAGATGGCTTAGAAAATTTAGACATATTAAACAAGAGTGGTTCTATAGGGATGCAGTTGATTAAGTCAATAGTTGAAGATCAATTAAATGGAGAACTATTACATAGAAACAACAATGGCTTGGAGTTTATAATTACATTTACAGTAGAAGGAGATAAAGATGAGTAAAATAAAAATTATTATTGTAGAGGATGAACCAATAATTGCCTTAAACCTTAAAGAATCATTGGAAGACTTAAATTACAATGTTTGTGGAATAGCTTCTAATAAATGTAAACTAATGAAAATAATAGATAAAAAAATAATTCCAGATATAATTTTAATGGATATTAATTTAAAATCAAAATTTAATGGTATCGAAATAGCAAAGGAATTTAAAATCAGTCATCCTTTTGTCCCTATAATATTTCTAACAGCAAACTCCAATATTAGTATAATAGAAGATGTAACAGATACTGTTTCGTATGGGTATATCATAAAACCATATAAATTACACAATCTTCAAGCCTCCATAGAATTATCAATAAAAAAAATTAAAAAATTAAAAAATAGTGAAGATATCAAAAAAGTTGAGCTTTTTTCTCCATATGTATATGATAAAGAGAAAAGAATCTTGCTTGAAAATAATAAAGAGATTAAATTAACAAAAAATGAAACTCTCTTGATTGAAATATTGTGCAAAAATAAGTATGTATATATTTCTCAAGAGTTTATAGAAAATACTATTTGGGAAAATCATCCAGCTGGGATGAATGCTTTTAGATCCTTGATTTTTAGATTAAGAAATAAAATAGATGAAGATTTAATCATAAATCAAAAGGGATTTGGATACAAAATAAGATTAGATTAAAAATTGTATTTATAAATGTAGCCACATCACTTCGCTTTCCTAATGACTTAGAAGTGATTTTATACTTTGTTTCTATTTGACTTGTTGTTTATTCTTCTTTTATCATTTCCAAGACTATTTTAGTTTTTTGCTCGGCAGTATATCTTTGCTTTTTTTCTACTCATAAATTATCTCCATAATTCGTATTATTTTATACCCCCAAGGGACACATCGACTTTTTTGAAAATAAATCTTACTGAATTGGTGTCTTAGATTTTAAGGGCATAATAAAGCGACTTTAAAGCGATTTAAAAAATGTACAATTTTATCCAAGGAGATTTATGAATGAGTTGATGCCTGGAAATAAAAAATTCATTAAAGTTGAAAATATTAACAGTAATGGATTTGTTGAGTTCATTTTTGCTATTGATTATGTTACAACTAATGTAGAATTTATTTTACCTTACAAAGCTTTTATTGAGTTTTGTCAAATAAATAAAGTTTCATTTGTGAATGAAGATGAAGAGGAAGAAATGAAAAATGATGACATACTATGGAAGTATGGAACCGAAGAATTCAGAAATTAAAATAAGGAAAAAAAATGAGTATGAATATAGCAAATATAGAGATAAAGCCAAAAAGACAAGGTTATGCACACCTAGCAGATAAATTTGGAGAAGATAGACCTTTCTCAAGATATGAAGAGGCAGTATTTGGAGCACAACCAAGTGAAAATTTTCACTATAGACCACAGTGGGATGTAGATCATGAGATTTTTGATGTTACTAGAACAAAAATCGTTATGAAGGATTGGGAAGATTTAATAGATCCTAGAAAATTCCATTATATGACATATGTGTCTACAAGATCTAAACAAAATTCTACTAGTGTTGATAATATGGAATTTTTAGAAAAAAGAATGTTGCTTTCAAAAATGAGTAGTGAAGACATAGATATTATTAAAAAATATGTAACACCACTCAGACACTATTTTTATGGTGCGAATATGAATAACTTAACATTAGCTTCTATAGGTTATGGTGGACCTTTTGTTTCAGCGGCACAGTTTCAAGCGGAAGATGAATTAGGTTTTGCACAACATGTCACAAAAATTATTTTAAATCTTACAAACAACGATGAATTTGCTTTAGAAACAGGAAAAGATGCTTGGTTAAACTGTTCTGAGTGGCAAGGTTTAAGAAAAGCTGTAGAGGACTCTTTTGTTGTAAAAGATTATATGGAACTGTTTGTGATTCAAAATGCGATTTTTGATGCATTTATCATACCTCTTATGTTTAAATCATTGCCAGAGAAGCTTACACCTGCAGGAAACTTAGCTATGGGTATGATGTCTGAGTTTATACTAACAGTTACTGATGAAACGAATAAATGGGTAGATAGTATTATCAAAGTATGTGCGAAAGAATCATCTGAAAATAAAGAACTTTTAACTGCTTGGACAAATAAATATCTAAATATAACTGTTGACGCTTTATCTCCTTTAGATAAAGATACTGTATCTTCTATAAAAGAAGATGTTGTAGCTAGATTGAAAAAATCTGGTTTAAATATATAAGGATATAAAATGAGTATAGCACTATTAATTATGCAGGACACAGAAGATGGTAGAGCGATTGTTAGATCAATTCAAAAAGACAATTCTGATGTAAAAGTTACAAATAAACCAGCGATGATTCAAATTGAGAGAGAAAAGGAGATTGTTGTAAAAGCATCTACTGTTTCTGAAGAGTTGGGTAGAGAGTGGGATGTTGAAGAGCTACAAATTGAACTTGTTTCTTTAGGTGGACAGATAAATGAAACAGATGATGAAATCACTGTTTATTGGGATAACTAAAAGGATTAAATATGAACGCAGAAATAAAAAAGAAAAGATTAAGTAGAAAAGATAGCTATAAACATATGACAAGACTTGGTTGGGACACAACTTACCAAAAAGAAGAAGATGTTTACCCTGAGTTAGATATGGAAGGTATTAAGATACACGATTGGGATGCATGGGAAGATCCATTTAGAATGACGATGGAATCATACTGGAAACTACAAGCAGAAAAGGATAAAAAACTCTACGCTATTATTGATGCATTTGCTCAAAATAATGGTCATCAAAACTTAACAGATGCACGATATATAAATGCACTTAAATTATTTATTACAGGTGTTACACCAGTAGAATATTATGCACATAGAGGATTTGCTAAAGTTGCTAGATCATTCAAAGGTGAAGGTGCCGCTGTTGCTTGTCAAATGCAAGCTATTGATGAGTTAAGACACTTTCAAACGCAGATGCATACTATGAGTCACTACAACAAACACTTTGATGGTTTCGGTTACAATGTAAAAAAATTCGATAGAATATGGTATCTTTCAGTGCCAAAATCTATGGCAGAAGATGCTATGACATCAGGACCTTTTGAATGGATGGTTGCTATTGGTTTTGCATTTGAATTTGTACTTACTTCACTTTTATTTGTACCATTTATGTCTGGTGCTGCTTATAATGGAGATATGGCAACTGTAACATTTGGTTTCTCCGCTCAATCAGATGAATCAAGACACATGACTTTAGGTCTTCAAGCTGTTAAATTTATACTAGAGCAAGATGAAGCAAATGTACCAATTATCCAAAAATATATGGAAAAATGGTTATGGAGAGGGTATAAAATGTTATCTCTTGTTGCTATGATGATGGATTATATGCTTCCTAAGTCACCTACTTCATGGGGAGAAGCTGTAGATATTTATATCGCACAAAATGGAGTTGCACTTTTCAAAGATCTAGAAAAATATGGTATCGTAGCCCCAACAGATATGATCAACACTATAATGGCAGAAAAAGACCACCTTTCTCATCAATTATGGAAAACATTCTATAACCATACAGTAGCTGCTAGTATGCATATTTGGATGCCTGATGAGAAAAAATTGAACTGGTTATCTGAAAAATATCCAGATACATTTGATGAGCATTATAGACCAATGTGGGAAGAGTTTGCAAAGCATGATAAAGGAAATGGACAAAGATGGTACTCTGAGACACTACCTCTTATTTGTAATGTGTGTCAAGTTCCTGCACTTTTTACAGACATAGAAGGTGGAAAACCT containing:
- a CDS encoding NYN domain-containing protein, with the protein product MSTNKKIALFIDCENISHKHIEVIIEELASYGEVNIRKAYGDWKNPSLNGWNDKLFDYSLEPIHQPPYTTTKNASDIKMTVDIMKVLCQNNSINYVALATSDSDFTPLITEIKSQGIQVIGFGEEKTSNVLQKACSEFIEVGVKIESNNIEKNKKLINILLNAVRQKKGDDDFAYVAEVGTYLKNQNSSHANKYGFKTWGEIFKNLSSVFEINMLEKNGKRSIMVVKIK
- a CDS encoding YraN family protein, producing the protein MSRAKGNVAEDKAYKFLDENGFMIVERNFYSRFGEIDIIASKDEVLHFIEVKSGLDYESAIQNITPSKLRKFIKTLNVYMKKNALDVDFSVDAIVITPENIELVENITF
- a CDS encoding histidine kinase dimerization/phosphoacceptor domain -containing protein, whose translation is MKNDIYLDIKLKKKYIYIFICISFLLLLSKYLYLDNSIEKNINLFLIFSILLFVVLAPIYMLFRDIKLKSEINKELLDIEEKNRLVPFEIAMDYSQEAIHWFTKDGKYIYVNNATCEMDGYSKEEFKNMYLNEIDKNFKKEDVMALMQEIIDTPNWSITSTHTRKDGKVITLDITGDGFRYNNKDYICAFARNITKKVEYEKNISIVNNKLKKSLKEKEILLKEIHHRVKNNMEIINSILNIQVRRAKNVEFTSIINEAQSRIHTMALVHEYLYLGYDLSSINIKLYITKLLSDIKSSYYEEGKDITIDLNIDLFYMSMDKSIQIGMVINEICINSFKYAFKENTLNLLCIHLVKSEDHIILKIRDNGDGLENLDILNKSGSIGMQLIKSIVEDQLNGELLHRNNNGLEFIITFTVEGDKDE
- a CDS encoding DNA-binding response regulator, whose translation is MSKIKIIIVEDEPIIALNLKESLEDLNYNVCGIASNKCKLMKIIDKKIIPDIILMDINLKSKFNGIEIAKEFKISHPFVPIIFLTANSNISIIEDVTDTVSYGYIIKPYKLHNLQASIELSIKKIKKLKNSEDIKKVELFSPYVYDKEKRILLENNKEIKLTKNETLLIEILCKNKYVYISQEFIENTIWENHPAGMNAFRSLIFRLRNKIDEDLIINQKGFGYKIRLD
- a CDS encoding phenol hydroxylase subunit; protein product: MNELMPGNKKFIKVENINSNGFVEFIFAIDYVTTNVEFILPYKAFIEFCQINKVSFVNEDEEEEMKNDDILWKYGTEEFRN
- a CDS encoding MmoB/DmpM family protein, with the translated sequence MSIALLIMQDTEDGRAIVRSIQKDNSDVKVTNKPAMIQIEREKEIVVKASTVSEELGREWDVEELQIELVSLGGQINETDDEITVYWDN
- a CDS encoding YHS domain-containing protein; translated protein: MNAEIKKKRLSRKDSYKHMTRLGWDTTYQKEEDVYPELDMEGIKIHDWDAWEDPFRMTMESYWKLQAEKDKKLYAIIDAFAQNNGHQNLTDARYINALKLFITGVTPVEYYAHRGFAKVARSFKGEGAAVACQMQAIDELRHFQTQMHTMSHYNKHFDGFGYNVKKFDRIWYLSVPKSMAEDAMTSGPFEWMVAIGFAFEFVLTSLLFVPFMSGAAYNGDMATVTFGFSAQSDESRHMTLGLQAVKFILEQDEANVPIIQKYMEKWLWRGYKMLSLVAMMMDYMLPKSPTSWGEAVDIYIAQNGVALFKDLEKYGIVAPTDMINTIMAEKDHLSHQLWKTFYNHTVAASMHIWMPDEKKLNWLSEKYPDTFDEHYRPMWEEFAKHDKGNGQRWYSETLPLICNVCQVPALFTDIEGGKPHVYTHSVSEFKGEKFHFCSDNCKHIFEDEPEKYSQSWLPPHQIFQGNCGGKDLVPDILNWWKIDHTVDNMDYAGSQDEATWNNLKNIG